TGGCGGCGTCGCTCGGGAAGCCTCACACACCCCTCGGATCGGTCTTCGCGCTGGGATAACGGGGTTAACGGGTTTTCGTTGCACACCATGTGCTGCGAGAGTCAAGGGTGATGCCTGGGGAGAGCCACGACACGCTGGTCGCCGACGAGAGACCCATCGTGCCGGGCACCGCACGCAGCGCCCTGCGGCACCGGACGTTCCGGCGGGTGCTGTTCGGCGCGTTCCTGTCGAACACCGGCACCTGGATGCACAACGTGGTGCTCGGCGCCATCGCCTACGACCTCACCGAATCATCGACGTTCGTCGGCATCGTCGTCTTCGCCCAGCTCGGCCCGATGCTCCTGCTGTCGACCGTCGGCGGCATCATGGCCGACCGCTTCGACCGCACCCGCCTCCTCACCACCGTGGTGCTCAGCCAGCTCGTCCTGTCGCTGATGCTGGCCGGGGTGACGCTCGCCGACCGGCCCAACAAGGTGCTGCTCCTGCTGGTGACGTTCGCCATCGGCAGCGGCCAGGCCATCTACGCCCCTACCTTCGCCGCGCTGCTCCCCCAGCTCGTCGACGACGTCGACATCCCCGGCGCGGTGTCGTTCAACTCGGCGCAGATGAACACGGCCCGGGTGGTCGGGCCGGTGATCGGCGCCTTCCTCTACACGCTGATCGGGGCGTCGGCTGTGTTCGTGGTGAACGGCGGCAGCTACCTGTTCGTGATCGTTTCGCTGGCTGGCCTCCACCTGCCGAGGGCCGTGCGCGACGCCAGCGCCTCCCGGGGGCTGCGGGCGCTCGGTGACGGCGTACGAGCGGCCCGGGCCGACCCGGTCGTGTGGCGCTGCCTGGTGACGATCACCACGTTCTCCCTGGTGTCACTGCCGTTCGTCGGCCAGTTCCCGGTGCTGGCCGAGCGCAACCTCGACATCGGCACCCGCTCCACCTCCTACGGCGTGCTCTACGCCTGCTTCGGGATCGGGGCCGTGGTGGGGGCGCTGTCGATCGGGACGGTCTTCAGCCGGCGCTCGAAGACCGACGTCATCCGCTGGGCACTGGTCGGCTTCGCCGGTGCGTTGGCGGTGCTCGCAGTTCTGCGGTCGCCGTG
This is a stretch of genomic DNA from Acidimicrobiales bacterium. It encodes these proteins:
- a CDS encoding MFS transporter; protein product: MPGESHDTLVADERPIVPGTARSALRHRTFRRVLFGAFLSNTGTWMHNVVLGAIAYDLTESSTFVGIVVFAQLGPMLLLSTVGGIMADRFDRTRLLTTVVLSQLVLSLMLAGVTLADRPNKVLLLLVTFAIGSGQAIYAPTFAALLPQLVDDVDIPGAVSFNSAQMNTARVVGPVIGAFLYTLIGASAVFVVNGGSYLFVIVSLAGLHLPRAVRDASASRGLRALGDGVRAARADPVVWRCLVTITTFSLVSLPFVGQFPVLAERNLDIGTRSTSYGVLYACFGIGAVVGALSIGTVFSRRSKTDVIRWALVGFAGALAVLAVLRSPWLAYPVVAVVGFAYLALVTALMTRVQERCDNRVRGRVMALWIMGWGGTVPVGNLIAGPLIEATSITAVMLAGAAFAVLLSFYARLEVAYPAPAGRFEPGAELAAATATASCPGR